The genomic segment CCAGCACGAGAGTTCTTAGGATGGAGACGGCATTCTCTTCGGAGAATTCTTTCTGTTGCGAAAAGGAACCGGACGAGAAGAGAAGAAGAAGCGGGAGAAGAAAGGTGAGTGTTGTGAGCAAGTTACGGTTTCCACTTTGTTTCAGGAACATTGGCAATGTGATTTGCATATCGTGCCATCACAAACAGCAAATCCGAAAGGCGGTTGAGAAAAACCGTAATACCGTCGCCGATATCCTCGTTGCGGGAGAGGCGAACAACCGTCCGTTCAGCGCGG from the Bacteroidota bacterium genome contains:
- a CDS encoding ATP:cob(I)alamin adenosyltransferase, whose amino-acid sequence is EKSIDSLEMHLKPLRSFILPGGSPVASRLHFARTVCRRAERTVVRLSRNEDIGDGITVFLNRLSDLLFVMARYANHIANVPETKWKP